The Styela clava chromosome 3, kaStyClav1.hap1.2, whole genome shotgun sequence genome includes the window TCAGCTGCAAAGGAGCATTTGATTCCGACGCCATAAAAATAGTCTGCGCTGCTCCCAGTCGCGACATCTGTTAAATACAGAAGCTGCGCGTAAAAGCAACCAATTTTGAGGCATCAAGCGAGATGCCTTTAAACTTTATAATTTCTGCTGTGATGATCACTTTTACCAATAAAAAACCTAATGAAAATCCCGCCTTTTTTCCGCGTAGGGTGGGTTTTAAATGACTCGGTTCAAATCTAAACTCACAAGACACAAAAGTTAATCTTAGCTGCTTTGAGTCACATGTAGGATCCGAGTGTCTTTTGATAAATTAACGTTAACCAGACTGGGGTGTAATAGGGCAATGACtatatttaatttgaaacaCCGTATTTCGTATTATTGCGATAATGaatcaattaaataataaataattaattaattgattGCGTTGTTAAAGATATATAATTTGCCAATCATttctattatataaataaaggAATAAGATTGAAAGAAACTCACATATAATATTAGCAATTGATCcggtaaaaaattgtttaccgTGAACCGCTCTTATGGCGCTTATACTGTCTTGTCCAATTTTATCCTgaacaataataaataataacaataaattaataGCAACCTATCATCAATTTTTATGGGTATTGTTGTACTTGTGTATCTGTTTCTAAATCGTGGCTTGGGATGATGCCAAAGTTGATATTCTTAAAAAGTGAAATTTGGCGAGATAAGTTGTTTCCCTTCTTCTAAGTTATTGTCACATTTTGTCGGAAAATTTCGCAAACCTTTACAGAGATGTCATCTTCCACCTTTGAATGCGACAGAACTTGTTTTTAAGAAAATTCTCCCAAGGTTCTTGTAcagtcaaatataaatttggaCTATTTTAGATACTCAAGCAATATTCAGCTCAGATTTCACTACAAAGATTCTATCTGCACTCACTTGGAGGTTTAATTTTAAGCttgtaaatttataaataactttAAGAGTTATTGGAATGCGAGTTAACATTCATTTCGTAATATACAAAGGCGTGCTTTGTTGAAATGAATCTGTATGAAGTAAATGAAGAATAGTGATGGACCACAGCTCCAACGCCATGGCTTCCTCGACAGCTGACCATAGGTTTAACATAAATACACAGGACTTGATTTCTAGCACAGCTATATCACGGATCTGTATTCTCAAGGGCCAATTGTTTGAAATTGTTCCTTTTTATAACACTAATACCTTTCACACCTAAACGAGGTGATGTCAAATTATAATATCATAAGCAATTCTGCTCAGAAATAGTACAACCTACATTGAAATGTGAAATCGTTAGAGATTGGGATCGAATTTTCATTGCCACCCATTCTCTTGGATGTTTTGCGTATTTCATAACCGAGATCAGAGTGAAACATACTAGAAAACTATTTAAGTTAGAGACTATTAAATAGTATTATTGAGCAgtattttgcttatttttgatatattttcgtTTGATTAAATCTAAATAAGTTTACAATAATAATTGATTACTTACCAGAAAAGCTGCGTCCTTTGCTGCAGCTTGCGTCCATCCATATGGATACATCCAATATTGACTGTAAGCATGAACATCAATGTAAGCTTTGATATTTGGAATGTTCATCACAAATTCCTTTTGATTTCTGACCTCGACCTGCCAAACGTTAAAGTGTTGTAAGATTTCAATCTGATATTATGAATCAGTTTCACCAATGTTTGTCTGGTTAGCCCTATCTAATAAAAGATGTCGCATTTGTTCTTGTGAAGCCATTGATGAAAATTACAATATGGTAAATAATATTATGTTACGTTAGTGATTTTCAGAATGCGGCTCCATATAGTGTCACagaattgaatttgaatattactTGGAATCAAACTATCCAATGACGTATGGGAAGACAGTGGTACCGGTAATCTTTCTACTTTCAGTCGAGCGCCCGTAATGTTTCTCACAGCGACTTGCATAGAATGTATTTCAGTTTAGTTGGTGGCGACGGAAGTTCACAGAATTTCGATATTTTCGAATTAGTATTGGAGACGAGAGTGTATTTAATACCTAAATAGTCGGAGGATAGAATTCTAACTGGAAGCATAGGATGTGATTTTGTTATCCAGATGAAGTTTTGTCGACTGCATTTGGTTTAGAATATCGATACCGGGAGCATATTATATATCTTGCAAAACACGATTTTGCACGAATATAACTTACCTCGCTAAATGGAGTAGGTCCTTTGAATAAATCGCTGCAACATTGGGTGCTTGACCCTTCATCATCTGTTATTAATACAATTTTAGGTTATGATTAGTTGGGTTATTCCCTCACTTTTCTCTTTTTATTTACACTAATATGAACTCAAACAAAACAGATAGGTAAAGTAGTATCAGGGCAAAGGAAGACAAAATAAGTACCCGAGTAAATTAAATTGCTTGGGAAGTAGTGATTACTAGTTTGTTAGCCTAGACTAGAACAGGGACCGGTACCCTTTTGCATTAATTTTATCATGTTCTTAGCTGGTCGCACAGACTTACATAGTGGTATTGCGAAGTTTAAACAAAATAGTGCATGTATACTATTATATATCTTTCCATAAATCTTGTAATATTGTGACAACCAGATGCGATTTAAACTTTGTTAACATCCGAATAAACATCAAAATCATAGCTACATTAACATAGTACATACTaaggatgggacgagtccggcattacagagattcgacgaatccgagtaaaagatcacgaatccgagtaataggtcaagaactcgaatcgaatcctccgagtccgtgacgtcacaatgtaaaagtagaaaaactcGTTTCTGACCATACTACAGCAtcgtgcgctcacaaacatacgtcgtagctcatattttttgcctaatggttctgcagatagctgttgaatcaatttaaaaatatatttttcttcttttttggtGCCCATAattagggatttgttcaaagagaattgtttaaatacaattgttttaaatcaagttttttttgcctgttttgttctaaatggctgtactatttgatttttttgtattaaataggttgaagaaaaatggatgtaaaaacttgccaagcgcttcttatttgcaataaatctttcaaatgccacaaatatcgataaaggctcatgcacaccttctcaagctgtagttcagtggttggcgcagtaagacgaaaccgataagccattacgtgaacgaccctgctgcgatgaaaccacgttgcgaaaattgaaatgcgatcgaataaatgagtttgtataaccttgaaaaactcaCTTCAACCTTGAAAAACAAAGTATGTTGCGCATAAATTAACCaaacagtattaaccgtaacaatgacttcattttatgaaaaaaacgtCAATACATGACCTAGAAAtccatattatggcgtcataacagattagttgtggcgtctttgcatcagaggactcttacaattaCCATAGGCTAGGTTAGGGTGTCTCATTGTTCATATCAGTAGATTACcgccgatataagcatattcttcattatcgcaaccca containing:
- the LOC144420890 gene encoding carboxypeptidase B-like, which codes for MWVANELVSSYEIDSTVADVMNKVDIYLIPVSNPDGYEFTWTTDRMWSKTRSKATNNGCTLPNCDGVDPNRNWDDHWEDDEGSSTQCCSDLFKGPTPFSEVEVRNQKEFVMNIPNIKAYIDVHAYSQYWMYPYGWTQAAAKDAAFLIHFNKARLCILRNEC